A DNA window from Fragaria vesca subsp. vesca linkage group LG3, FraVesHawaii_1.0, whole genome shotgun sequence contains the following coding sequences:
- the LOC101300708 gene encoding ribosomal RNA large subunit methyltransferase I-like, whose amino-acid sequence MQHFPSRLIKSLTTPTSLPCAATTLQQLASSHPKGVARVVLKKGKTQLFKDGSPMVYSGAVDRIIGKPPPRTGDVVLVADGAEKPIGWGMYNSASMFCVRLMQLDEEATRDCSCALNMEKLLEMRINEAIELRKSLGIPSASTNAFRLVNSEGDRLSGLIIDIFGDVAVIASSAAWVEKYKAEIEACVGRINEINHINWRPSVEILKEEGLDVSNLKEMDTSTCPQRTKVMENGIFYAISLEGQKTGFYADQRENRKFVSTISDNQKVLDICCYSGGFALNAARGGAVNVTGVDSSLGAIELAKENIALNNMDPGILSFVKEDASAFMKEAISRNESWDIVILDPPKLAPRKKVLQNASGMYRNLNSLAMQLTRRGGLLMTCSCSGAMTQSGTFLRILQGAASAAGRKITVLRDAGAACDHTIDPSYPEGKYLSNILLRVL is encoded by the exons ATGCAGCATTTTCCATCCCGCCTGATAAAGTCTCTGACTACTCCTACTTCTTTACCATGCGCCGCCACCACCCTTCAACAACTCGCTTCTTCTCACCCCAAAG GTGTTGCGAGGGTAGTACTGAAAAAGGGGAAGACACAACTGTTCAAGGATGGAAGTCCAATGGTCTACAGCGGAGCAGTTGATAGAATAATTGGGAAACCGCCACCCAGAACTGGAGACGTTGTGCTAGTAGCTGATGGAGCAGAGAAGCCAATAGGGTGGGGGATGTATAATTCAGCCTCAATGTTTTGTGTTCGGCTTATGCAGCTGGATGAGGAAGCAACAAG GGATTGTTCGTGCGCATTGAATATGGAGAAACTGCTTGAGATGAGAATTAATGAAGCTATCGAGTTGCGTAAGAGTTTGGGGATTCCATCAGCTAGTACAAATGCATTTCGTCTTGTTAATAGTGAAGGAGACAG ACTATCAGGTCTAATAATTGACATATTTGGAGATGTAGCAGTAATTGCATCATCTGCTGCTTGGGTTGAGAAGTACAAAGCAGAAATAGAGGCTTGTGTTGGTAGAATCAATGAAATTAATCATATCAACTGGAGACCGTCTGTGGAAATTTTAAAAGAAGAAGGGTTGGATGTGTCAAATTTGAAGGAAATGGATACATCTACTTGCCCTCAAAGAACAAAG GTTATGGAAAATGGGATTTTTTATGCCATTTCACTTGAGGGGCAGAAGACAGGGTTCTATGCTGATCAGCGTGAAAACCGTAAGTTTGTATCAACAATTTCGGACAATCAGAAGGTTCTCGATATCTGCTGCTATAGTGGTGGTTTTGCTCTAAATGCTGCACGAGGTGGTGCTGTAAATGTAACAG GTGTTGACTCATCATTGGGCGCTATCGAACTAGCTAAAGAAAATATTGCTCTTAACAACATGGATCCTGGAATATTATCATTTGTGAAAGAAGATGCAAGTGCGTTTATGAAGGAGGCAATTTCTAGGAATGAATCATGGGATATTGTCATCTTAGATCCTCCTAAACTAGCACCACGAAAGAAG GTTTTGCAAAATGCATCAGGAATGTATAGGAATTTAAATTCATTAGCAATGCAATTGACAAGGAGAGGTGGCCTTCTCATGACTTGTTCGTGTTCAGGAGCGATGACCCAAAGTGGGACATTCTTGCGCATTCTTCAG GGTGCAGCATCAGCAGCAGGAAGAAAAATAACCGTTCTAAGGGATGCTGGAGCAGCATGTGATCATACAATTGACCCATCCTACCCTGAAGGCAAATACCTTTCCAACATTCTCCTGAGGGTGCTTTAA
- the LOC101307673 gene encoding ALA-interacting subunit 3-like: MSSNTAPSSSAAAGSADSAATRRSKRPKYSRFTQQELPACKPILTPKWVISAFMLVAIVFIPIGVATLFASRDVVEIVDRYETDCIPASSRSDKVKYIQTEGDKSCNRTLTVPKHMKQPIYVYYQLDNFYQNHRRYVKSRSDKQLKDPKSESVVDDCKPEDKNGVPIVPCGLIAWSLFNDTYTFSRNQSEPLSVNKKGIAWKSDREHKFGKNVFPKNFQNSTLKGGATLNASIPLSEQEDLIVWMRTAALPTFRKLYGKIEVDLQQNDVIHVSLENNYNTYSFNGKKKLVLSTTSWIGGRNDFLGIAYLTVGGLCFFLAMAFTIVYLVKPRQLGDPSYLSWNRNPGGH, from the exons ATGAGTTCCAATACGGCGCCGTCTAGCTCAGCAGCCGCTGGATCTGCCGATTCAGCTGCTACCCGGAGGTCCAAGCGCCCCAAAT ATTCAAGATTTACTCAGCAGGAACTTCCAGCATGCAAGCCAATTCTCACGCCAAAATGG GTAATTTCAGCATTCATGCTTGTTGCAATCGTCTTCATTCCCATCGGAGTTGCTACCCTATTTGCCTCCCGAGAT GTTGTTGAAATTGTTGATCGTTATGAAACCGATTGTATACCAGCGTCATCTAGAAGTGATAAGGTCAAATACATCCAGACCGAGGGAGATAAATCATGCAACAGAACTCTGACG GTACCAAAACACATGAAGCAGCCTATATATGTATATTATCAGCTTGATAATTTCTATCAGAATCATCGCAG GTATGTTAAGAGCCGAAGTGATAAACAGTTGAAAGATCCAAAGTCTGAAAGTGTAGTGGATGATTGTAAGCCTGAAGACAAAAATGGTGTACCCATTGTACCATGTGGGCTCATAGCTTGGAGTTTGTTCAATGACACCTATACTTTTTCCCGCAACCAAAGCGAGCCATTATCGGTGAATAAGAAGGGCATTGCATGGAAGAGTGACAGGGAGCACAAATTTGGCAAAAATGTCTTTCCTAAGAACTTTCAGAATTCAACTCTTAAAGGAGGTGCAACTCTCAATGCATCCATTCCA TTGAGTGAGCAGGAGGACCTTATTGTTTGGATGAGAACTGCTGCGTTGCCAACATTCAGAAAATTATATGGGAAGATAGAGGTGGATCTTCAGCAAAATGATGTCATACATGTGTCATTGGAGAACAATTACAACACATACAGTTTCAATGGAAAAAAGAAGCTTGTACTTTCGACCACTAGTTGGATTGGTGGCAGGAATGACTTCCTTGGCATTGCTTATCTCACTGTCGGCGGGTTGTGCTTCTTTCTGGCCATGGCTTTCACAATTGTATATCTTGTTAAACCAAG GCAACTTGGAGATCCTTCGTATTTGTCGTGGAACAGAAATCCAGGAGGGCACTAA